The following are from one region of the Microbacterium sp. BK668 genome:
- a CDS encoding response regulator transcription factor, with product MIRVALVDDQALFRAGIRMLVDSQPDLEVVGEASDGREALGVVRATRPDVVLMDIRMPVLDGLAATAELLRDDEPPRIVMLTTFDLDEAAARAIRQGASGFLLKDADPEFLLAAIRTVHAGSAVIAASATRDLFAHFTDAAPRPIPPGYRDLTEREREIFALAARGLSNAEIAAREFLSEATVKTHISRILTKLGLRDRVQLVVFAFEHGLA from the coding sequence GTGATCCGCGTCGCGCTCGTCGACGACCAGGCGCTCTTCCGGGCGGGGATCCGGATGCTGGTGGATTCGCAGCCGGATCTCGAGGTGGTCGGCGAGGCGTCGGACGGGCGCGAGGCGCTCGGCGTCGTGCGGGCCACGAGGCCGGACGTCGTGCTGATGGACATCCGGATGCCGGTCCTCGACGGGCTCGCAGCGACGGCGGAGCTGCTCCGCGACGACGAGCCGCCGCGGATCGTGATGCTCACGACGTTCGACCTCGATGAAGCCGCCGCTCGCGCCATCCGGCAGGGGGCGAGCGGCTTCCTTCTCAAGGACGCCGACCCCGAGTTCCTGCTCGCGGCGATCCGCACCGTGCATGCCGGGTCGGCCGTGATCGCGGCATCCGCCACCCGTGACCTCTTCGCGCACTTCACGGATGCCGCGCCTCGGCCTATCCCCCCGGGCTACCGCGACCTGACCGAGCGCGAGCGTGAGATCTTCGCGCTCGCCGCGCGCGGCCTGTCGAACGCCGAGATCGCGGCGCGCGAGTTCCTGTCGGAGGCGACGGTGAAGACGCACATCAGCCGCATCCTGACCAAACTCGGCCTGCGCGACCGGGTGCAGCTCGTGGTCTTCGCCTTCGAGCACGGCCTGGCCTGA
- a CDS encoding diacylglycerol kinase family protein: MQTPGIPLEPRPTGAGVLIVRNLRSGRDVIRRDPADVITERLPDARVHELAEGELLKDAVARALAGDDPPSVLAVLGGDGSVSRMAHLARRHDLPLLVLPGGTFNHFARAVGIDDVGTAIDALVAGEGTTVTAAEVSAGDGEPVTVLNAISVGTYPQVIAEREDRMDDMGKWLGGVAATWRALHDAAPVVIGREGRHAKVWSVFISVGRNAPERVAMMQRQTIHDDLLDVRIHHARGSRLRAVASLAFGRKTTALLRAVRLMPPESDVERLVVPELDLSVRTSEGSASVYVHDGELEEETPQGYRLRCRIVPDAVRVYAPASAARAD; encoded by the coding sequence ATGCAGACGCCGGGGATTCCGCTCGAACCGCGCCCCACGGGTGCGGGGGTGCTCATCGTGCGCAACCTGCGCTCGGGGCGCGACGTCATCCGCCGGGATCCGGCGGACGTCATCACCGAGCGGCTGCCCGACGCGAGGGTGCACGAGCTCGCCGAGGGCGAGCTGCTGAAGGACGCCGTGGCGAGGGCGCTCGCAGGCGACGATCCGCCGTCCGTGCTCGCCGTGCTGGGCGGTGACGGATCCGTCTCGCGCATGGCGCATCTCGCCAGACGGCACGACCTGCCCCTCCTCGTGCTCCCGGGCGGGACGTTCAACCACTTCGCGCGCGCCGTCGGGATCGACGACGTCGGCACCGCGATCGACGCCCTCGTCGCCGGGGAGGGGACGACGGTGACCGCGGCGGAGGTGTCGGCCGGCGACGGAGAGCCTGTCACGGTGCTCAACGCGATCTCCGTCGGGACGTACCCGCAGGTCATCGCCGAGCGCGAGGACCGCATGGACGACATGGGCAAGTGGCTGGGCGGGGTGGCGGCGACCTGGCGCGCACTGCACGACGCAGCGCCCGTCGTCATCGGCCGCGAGGGCAGGCACGCCAAGGTGTGGTCGGTCTTCATCAGCGTCGGCCGCAACGCACCCGAGCGGGTCGCCATGATGCAGCGGCAGACGATCCACGACGATCTCCTGGACGTGCGCATCCACCACGCCCGCGGGTCACGCCTCCGAGCCGTGGCATCACTCGCCTTCGGCCGCAAGACGACCGCCCTCCTGCGCGCCGTGCGCCTGATGCCCCCGGAGTCCGACGTCGAGCGGCTCGTCGTGCCGGAGCTCGACCTCTCGGTGCGCACGTCCGAGGGTTCGGCATCCGTCTACGTCCACGACGGAGAGCTCGAGGAGGAGACGCCGCAGGGCTATCGTCTGCGCTGTCGCATCGTCCCCGACGCCGTGCGGGTCTACGCCCCGGCGTCCGCCGCACGAGCGGACTGA
- a CDS encoding MFS transporter — translation MRVFVQVLVNTAVANITTSFLWFALTFWAYLETRSVLATGVIGGVYMLLIALFGMLFGTVVDRHRKHRVMVLSGFVTLAAFLLAGALWLALGEQRLVDLAQPWFWIFSAIILAGAVVENLRSIALSTTVTLLVPVERHANANGLVGTVQGMAFMVTSIFSGLAIGLLGMGWTLAIALVLTAGALVHLLFIRIPEAQPAASGEKMPLIDLKGSIRAVAAVSGLFALIIFSTLNNLIGGVYMALMDPYGLTLFPVEWWGVVLGVTATGFIIGGAFVAKFGLGRNPIRTLLLVAIVMGFLGALFTVREWWWLYALGIWLYMCLIPVAEASEQTVIQRVVPYATQGRVFGFAQAFEAAAAPITAFLIAPIAQFWIIPYMNSAEGQETWGWLLGDGEARGIALVFLVAGLLMVVVALLAFTTRSYRTLSREYETGETGDPAATTPGDPAVAGAAGAAEASLADSPVSAPESPRR, via the coding sequence ATGCGCGTCTTCGTGCAGGTGCTCGTCAACACCGCGGTGGCGAACATCACGACGAGCTTCCTGTGGTTCGCCCTCACCTTCTGGGCGTACCTCGAGACCCGGTCGGTGCTCGCGACGGGCGTCATCGGCGGCGTCTACATGCTCCTGATCGCGCTGTTCGGGATGCTGTTCGGCACCGTCGTCGACCGCCACCGCAAGCACCGCGTGATGGTGCTGTCGGGTTTCGTCACGCTCGCGGCCTTCCTTCTCGCCGGGGCGCTGTGGCTCGCCCTCGGCGAGCAAAGGCTCGTCGACCTCGCCCAGCCGTGGTTCTGGATCTTCTCGGCCATCATCCTGGCGGGCGCCGTCGTGGAGAACCTGCGCAGCATCGCGCTGTCGACGACCGTGACGCTGCTCGTCCCCGTCGAGCGCCACGCCAATGCCAACGGCCTGGTCGGCACCGTGCAGGGCATGGCCTTCATGGTGACGAGCATCTTCAGCGGACTCGCGATCGGGCTGCTCGGGATGGGGTGGACCCTCGCCATCGCCCTCGTGCTGACGGCGGGCGCGCTCGTCCACCTCCTCTTCATCCGGATCCCCGAGGCGCAGCCGGCCGCGTCGGGCGAGAAGATGCCCCTCATCGACCTCAAGGGGAGCATCCGCGCAGTCGCGGCGGTGTCGGGGCTCTTCGCGCTCATCATCTTCTCGACCTTGAACAACCTCATCGGCGGCGTCTACATGGCGCTCATGGACCCGTACGGCCTCACGCTCTTCCCGGTCGAGTGGTGGGGAGTCGTGCTCGGCGTCACGGCGACGGGCTTCATCATCGGAGGGGCGTTCGTCGCGAAGTTCGGCCTGGGCAGGAACCCCATCCGCACGCTGCTGCTGGTGGCGATCGTGATGGGCTTCCTCGGAGCGCTGTTCACCGTTCGCGAGTGGTGGTGGTTGTACGCCCTGGGCATCTGGCTGTACATGTGCCTCATCCCGGTGGCCGAAGCCTCGGAGCAGACCGTGATCCAGCGCGTCGTGCCGTACGCGACGCAGGGGCGCGTGTTCGGGTTCGCGCAGGCCTTCGAAGCCGCGGCCGCTCCGATCACCGCGTTCCTCATCGCGCCGATCGCGCAGTTCTGGATCATTCCGTACATGAACTCCGCTGAGGGGCAGGAGACGTGGGGATGGCTCCTCGGCGACGGGGAGGCGCGCGGGATCGCGCTGGTGTTCCTGGTCGCGGGCCTCCTCATGGTCGTGGTCGCGCTGCTGGCTTTCACGACCCGCTCGTATCGCACCCTCTCAAGGGAGTACGAGACGGGGGAGACCGGCGACCCGGCCGCCACGACCCCCGGCGACCCTGCCGTTGCCGGTGCTGCGGGCGCCGCGGAGGCATCCCTCGCGGATTCGCCGGTGTCGGCTCCGGAATCCCCCCGCCGCTGA
- a CDS encoding histidine kinase, which yields MFRRLLPYQIVVDVVLAGLFAAVAAPIELGLGRAVDANALGATLVVVIFAGALAVRRLSPGLSLGLAWLGAIVQMSFGRSPGFADLAIFAVLYATAAYGSRVVFWLGFSSTIVGAGVITLYLFAGPVAVVGLDWSTITTAAAVLIAATFALLLAWTVGALVRTALRARENREAQRRAEDETYAEQERVRIARDMHDVVAHSLAVVIAQADGARYAAASDPSMATAALGTISSTARSALADVRLLLSQLRHSQGDGPQPTLADLEELYAQVRAAGIELRVDVDPAPPGDPPAAVQLAVYRILQEALTNALRHGDGGVVEVRLAWPAERVDLLVRNGVSTDAASRAGNGVIGMRERAQLAGGTLTAEAVDAVFVVRASLPIGVGR from the coding sequence ATGTTCCGCCGCCTGCTGCCCTACCAGATCGTGGTCGACGTCGTTCTGGCAGGACTGTTCGCCGCGGTCGCCGCGCCGATCGAGCTGGGCCTCGGGCGAGCGGTCGATGCCAACGCGCTCGGCGCGACGCTCGTCGTCGTGATCTTCGCCGGTGCCCTCGCCGTCCGCCGGCTCTCGCCGGGCCTGTCGCTCGGGCTCGCCTGGCTGGGGGCGATCGTGCAGATGAGCTTCGGTCGGAGCCCCGGCTTCGCGGACCTCGCGATCTTCGCGGTGCTCTACGCGACCGCGGCCTACGGCTCGCGCGTGGTGTTCTGGCTCGGCTTCTCATCGACGATCGTCGGCGCCGGTGTGATCACCCTCTACCTCTTCGCCGGGCCTGTCGCCGTGGTGGGCCTCGACTGGTCGACGATCACGACCGCGGCCGCCGTGCTCATCGCGGCGACCTTCGCGCTCCTGCTGGCCTGGACGGTCGGCGCCCTCGTGCGCACCGCCCTCCGTGCCCGGGAGAACCGCGAGGCGCAGCGCCGGGCGGAAGACGAGACCTACGCCGAGCAGGAGCGCGTGCGCATCGCGCGCGACATGCACGATGTGGTCGCGCACTCGCTCGCCGTCGTCATCGCACAGGCCGACGGGGCGCGGTATGCCGCGGCATCCGATCCCTCGATGGCGACGGCAGCCCTCGGAACGATCTCGTCCACCGCCCGGTCGGCGCTCGCCGACGTGCGGCTGCTCCTGTCGCAGCTCCGGCACAGCCAGGGTGACGGGCCCCAGCCGACGCTCGCCGATCTCGAGGAGCTCTACGCGCAGGTGCGCGCGGCGGGCATCGAGCTGCGGGTCGACGTCGATCCCGCACCGCCTGGGGATCCGCCGGCGGCCGTGCAGCTGGCCGTGTACCGCATCCTGCAGGAAGCCCTGACGAACGCCCTGCGCCACGGCGACGGCGGGGTCGTCGAGGTGCGCCTGGCGTGGCCGGCCGAGCGCGTCGATCTGCTCGTGCGCAACGGGGTGTCGACGGATGCCGCGTCCCGCGCGGGTAACGGCGTCATCGGAATGCGCGAGCGCGCTCAGCTCGCCGGCGGCACGCTCACCGCGGAGGCCGTCGACGCGGTGTTCGTGGTGCGGGCGAGCCTGCCGATCGGGGTCGGGCGGTGA
- a CDS encoding DUF6421 family protein, with translation MSISHMHEGAVKAIVGEPEVVEDASGSAATASGVETSAAWHRLKDAATTLQTMQAQDGSVPDPADHAEARVCVEVIAAAILELAPEFPHDAEYLAASRRDFERWADGGFGIPDFLDSLVAFQPQKHRIDGIRHLVVFPMYTQNGSRNRFVEAVIVEVIWPEFIAELEAGDYGNKLFVSLRLVDFTPGYDTNSAVLFPETVTMREIPPFTWGAIFQDREAARYRRVVRAAADITKLELPAEAAAMLDDQELAEQTFVMWDIIHDRTHMRGDLPFDPFMIKQRMPYFLYSLEELRCDLTAFRECVAITARLRARVEDGETLSATEGETLKHAVLVQYAVIFDRIFRFAITGSRVRNYDGLGGQLLFAWLHQRNVLHWTDTSLAFDWAEVPAAVVALGDAIDELYWRSIDRPKTAHWLAAYDLVRGTLTPHPASAWARGLSDEVLAGAPKGYTDAVLDDEFPLSMFYEALEKKMRPVIDSTAGIRGTD, from the coding sequence ATGTCCATCAGCCACATGCACGAAGGTGCGGTGAAGGCGATCGTCGGCGAGCCCGAGGTCGTGGAGGACGCCTCTGGATCGGCCGCGACCGCGTCGGGCGTGGAGACGAGCGCCGCGTGGCACCGGCTGAAGGATGCCGCGACGACGCTCCAGACGATGCAGGCCCAGGACGGATCGGTGCCGGATCCGGCCGACCACGCCGAGGCCCGGGTGTGCGTGGAGGTCATCGCGGCGGCGATCCTCGAGCTCGCCCCGGAGTTCCCGCACGACGCCGAGTACCTCGCGGCTTCGCGCCGTGACTTCGAGCGCTGGGCGGACGGCGGATTCGGCATCCCCGACTTCTTGGACTCGCTCGTGGCATTCCAGCCCCAGAAGCACCGGATCGACGGCATCCGCCACCTCGTGGTGTTCCCCATGTACACGCAGAACGGTTCCCGCAACCGCTTCGTGGAGGCGGTGATCGTCGAGGTGATCTGGCCCGAGTTCATCGCGGAGCTCGAAGCGGGCGACTACGGCAACAAGCTCTTCGTGTCGCTGCGCCTGGTCGACTTCACGCCCGGGTACGACACGAACTCCGCCGTGCTCTTCCCCGAGACCGTCACGATGCGCGAGATCCCCCCGTTCACGTGGGGAGCGATCTTCCAGGATCGCGAGGCGGCACGCTACCGCCGCGTCGTGCGCGCCGCCGCCGACATCACGAAGCTCGAGCTGCCCGCGGAGGCCGCGGCGATGCTCGACGACCAGGAGCTCGCGGAGCAGACGTTCGTGATGTGGGACATCATCCACGACCGCACCCACATGCGAGGCGATCTGCCGTTCGATCCCTTCATGATCAAGCAGCGGATGCCGTACTTCCTGTACTCGCTCGAAGAGCTGAGGTGCGATCTCACGGCGTTCCGCGAATGCGTCGCGATCACCGCGCGGCTTCGCGCACGCGTCGAGGACGGCGAGACGCTGAGCGCCACCGAGGGCGAGACCCTCAAGCACGCGGTGCTCGTGCAGTACGCCGTGATCTTCGACCGCATCTTCCGCTTCGCGATCACCGGGTCGAGGGTGCGCAACTACGACGGACTCGGCGGCCAGCTGCTCTTCGCGTGGCTGCATCAGCGGAACGTGCTGCACTGGACCGACACGTCGCTCGCGTTCGACTGGGCCGAGGTGCCGGCGGCGGTCGTCGCCCTCGGCGATGCGATCGACGAGCTGTACTGGCGCTCGATCGATCGCCCGAAGACGGCGCACTGGCTCGCGGCGTACGACCTCGTGCGCGGCACCTTGACGCCCCACCCTGCATCGGCGTGGGCGCGCGGCCTTTCCGACGAGGTGCTCGCCGGTGCGCCGAAGGGGTACACCGACGCAGTCCTCGACGACGAGTTCCCGCTGTCGATGTTCTACGAGGCGCTGGAGAAGAAGATGCGCCCCGTCATCGATTCGACGGCGGGGATCCGCGGCACCGACTGA
- a CDS encoding winged helix-turn-helix transcriptional regulator — translation MEDPVDSSIIREVSRDARATLADISRAVGLSVSAVQARLRRLEARGVIAGYRAVLDPEAVGRPLAAFIEITPLDPAQPDNAPELLEHLAAIEACHSIAGDASYMLFVRVPSPRDLETLIRDIRLAASVNTRTTVVLQTFYENRPIVPAQGDT, via the coding sequence GTGGAGGACCCCGTCGACTCGAGCATCATCCGCGAGGTGTCTCGAGATGCCCGGGCCACCCTCGCAGACATCTCCAGGGCCGTGGGTCTCTCGGTGTCGGCGGTGCAGGCCCGTCTTCGCCGCCTCGAGGCGCGGGGAGTCATCGCCGGCTACCGAGCCGTTCTCGATCCGGAGGCGGTGGGCCGCCCGCTCGCCGCCTTCATCGAGATCACGCCCCTCGATCCGGCGCAGCCCGACAACGCCCCGGAGCTCCTCGAGCACCTGGCCGCCATCGAGGCGTGCCACTCCATCGCAGGCGACGCGAGCTACATGCTCTTCGTGCGGGTTCCGTCGCCGCGCGATCTCGAGACGCTGATCCGCGACATCCGCCTGGCAGCGTCGGTGAACACCCGCACGACCGTCGTCCTGCAGACGTTCTACGAGAACCGCCCGATCGTTCCTGCGCAAGGGGACACCTGA
- a CDS encoding ABC transporter ATP-binding protein, producing the protein MHISSTDLGLAARVHQLTKTYGSGEGGVTALDGVSVGIRRGEFTAIMGPSGSGKSTLMHIMAGLDAPTRGRSWIGDTEITGLGDLELTILRRRRVGFVFQAFNLVPTLDALGNILLPFDLDGRRPSAHERARIDGLIDTLGLRSRLRHRPHQLSGGQQQRVAIARALATAPDLVFADEPTGNLDSRTGREVLALLQTASREHGQSIAMVTHDPIAAGHADRVLFLGDGRITADKPRQSAEQISAYMFAAELASAPAASAPATSAVPIATAAQAPAGSTVAAVGEGAEVPA; encoded by the coding sequence ATGCACATCTCATCGACCGATCTGGGTCTCGCGGCCCGGGTCCACCAGCTCACCAAGACGTACGGATCCGGAGAAGGCGGGGTCACCGCGCTGGACGGCGTGAGCGTCGGCATCCGCCGCGGGGAGTTCACGGCGATCATGGGCCCCTCCGGTTCGGGCAAGTCCACGCTCATGCACATCATGGCGGGCCTGGATGCCCCGACCCGCGGTCGCTCGTGGATCGGTGACACCGAGATCACGGGTCTCGGCGACCTCGAGCTCACGATCCTCCGCCGGCGCCGCGTCGGCTTCGTCTTCCAGGCCTTCAACCTCGTGCCGACGCTCGACGCGCTGGGCAACATCCTCCTTCCGTTCGACCTCGACGGGCGGCGCCCGTCCGCTCACGAGCGTGCCCGCATCGACGGCCTCATCGATACGCTGGGCCTCCGATCCCGGCTGCGTCATCGCCCGCACCAGCTCTCCGGCGGCCAGCAGCAGCGGGTCGCGATCGCGCGGGCGCTGGCCACCGCGCCCGACCTCGTCTTCGCCGACGAGCCGACGGGCAACCTCGACTCCCGCACCGGACGCGAGGTGCTCGCGCTGCTGCAGACCGCCAGCCGCGAGCACGGCCAGTCCATCGCCATGGTCACGCATGACCCCATCGCCGCCGGCCACGCCGACCGGGTCCTGTTCCTCGGCGACGGACGCATCACGGCCGACAAGCCGCGCCAGAGCGCGGAGCAGATCTCGGCCTACATGTTCGCCGCCGAGCTCGCGTCGGCTCCGGCCGCGTCGGCTCCGGCCACGTCGGCGGTCCCGATCGCGACGGCGGCGCAGGCTCCGGCCGGCTCCACCGTCGCGGCCGTCGGCGAGGGCGCCGAGGTGCCGGCATGA
- a CDS encoding ABC transporter permease, with translation MTALAVEERMPRAEASVPLAWLRERGMGASILVAALSSAFGVVLISATGFIGAMLRADPYLGDSGTLAFVLSFLTTLLVGVAVYVAAIVTANTFSTVVAGRTRQIALLRLIGASARAQRAEIARQGLIVGAVGAMLGLLAGTALAAGGVQLMIGLLGLDGVSYPIVQGVLLLPAAIVALTTWAAAWAGSRRVLTVTPLQALGGSVEASRETVARRSARNVAAVVLFAIGGGLLALGILAGLVTPLGVVVAFVGGILSFTGLALGATLVMPPVLRLVGRALGGSAPARLAAENALRYPERSSRMAIGVVMGVTLVTMFAVALETVKAVLTVSAGGELPGEMSTVIDSFGAVMMALVAVSAVIAGVGLVNLLTLGVVQRRRELGLLRALGLSNTQVRRVVLLEAAHITIAALGTGLVLGTAYGWAGAQSLLGSVPIDPVTPRTMNLVAPAVPFWPIVAVVAATALLTLIAAVVPTRLATRVAPVEALAE, from the coding sequence ATGACCGCGCTGGCGGTAGAGGAGCGGATGCCGCGTGCCGAGGCATCCGTCCCCCTCGCGTGGCTCCGCGAACGCGGGATGGGCGCGAGCATCCTCGTCGCCGCGCTCTCGAGCGCCTTCGGCGTCGTGCTCATCTCGGCGACGGGGTTCATCGGCGCGATGCTGCGCGCGGATCCGTATCTCGGCGACAGCGGCACGCTCGCGTTCGTGCTGAGCTTCCTCACTACCCTGCTCGTCGGGGTGGCCGTGTACGTGGCGGCGATCGTGACGGCGAACACCTTCTCCACGGTGGTCGCCGGGCGCACGCGTCAGATCGCGCTGCTGCGGCTCATCGGCGCGTCGGCGCGGGCCCAGCGTGCCGAGATCGCACGCCAGGGGCTGATCGTCGGCGCGGTGGGCGCGATGCTCGGCCTCCTGGCCGGCACGGCGCTCGCCGCGGGCGGGGTGCAGCTCATGATCGGGCTGCTCGGGCTGGACGGTGTGTCCTACCCGATCGTGCAGGGCGTGCTCCTGCTTCCGGCGGCGATCGTCGCGCTGACGACGTGGGCGGCAGCGTGGGCCGGTTCCCGCCGGGTGCTGACGGTGACGCCCCTTCAGGCCCTTGGGGGCTCGGTCGAGGCCTCTCGCGAGACGGTCGCGCGGCGGAGCGCACGCAACGTCGCCGCCGTCGTGCTGTTCGCGATCGGCGGCGGGCTGCTCGCGCTGGGGATCCTCGCCGGCCTCGTCACCCCGCTCGGCGTGGTCGTCGCGTTCGTCGGCGGCATCCTGTCGTTCACCGGTCTCGCGCTCGGAGCTACGCTCGTCATGCCACCGGTGCTGCGGCTGGTCGGGCGCGCGCTCGGCGGGTCTGCGCCGGCGCGGCTCGCCGCCGAGAACGCCCTCCGCTACCCCGAGCGCTCCAGTCGCATGGCGATCGGCGTGGTGATGGGCGTGACGCTCGTCACGATGTTCGCCGTCGCCCTCGAGACGGTGAAGGCGGTGCTCACGGTTTCGGCGGGCGGGGAGCTGCCTGGGGAGATGTCGACCGTGATCGACTCGTTCGGGGCGGTCATGATGGCGCTCGTCGCCGTGTCGGCGGTCATCGCCGGCGTGGGCCTGGTCAACCTCCTGACCCTCGGCGTCGTTCAGCGCCGTCGCGAGCTCGGACTGCTGCGCGCGCTCGGGCTCTCAAACACGCAGGTGCGCCGCGTCGTGCTGCTCGAGGCGGCGCACATCACGATCGCCGCGCTCGGTACGGGCCTCGTGCTCGGAACCGCCTACGGCTGGGCCGGCGCGCAGTCGCTGCTCGGCTCGGTCCCGATCGATCCGGTAACGCCGCGGACGATGAATCTCGTCGCGCCCGCCGTGCCCTTCTGGCCGATCGTCGCCGTCGTCGCGGCGACGGCACTGCTCACCCTGATCGCCGCGGTCGTCCCGACACGGCTGGCGACCCGCGTCGCTCCCGTCGAGGCTCTCGCGGAGTGA
- a CDS encoding low specificity L-threonine aldolase: protein MTTIHDPEVRGFASDNYSGIHPEILAAIASANEGHQVAYGEDVYTARLQEVMAQHFGEGVEAFPVFNGTGANVTGLQSMLPRWGAVVAASSAHINVDEGGAPERVAGIKILNVPSEDGKLTPELIDREAWGWGDEHRAQPLVVSITQSTELGTLYTAEEIRAIADHIHPLGMRLHLDGSRISNAAASLDLPLRAFTRDAGVDVLSLGGTKNGAMVGEAVIVLDPDASTGLTYLRKLNMQLSSKMRFVSAQLVALFEGDLWLRNARHSNAMAQRLRAGVEAGMADGSIRGVAFTQQTQANGVFATLPPGVADRLRESFRFYDWDAAKNEVRWMCSFDTTEEDIDAFVAAIARETSAS, encoded by the coding sequence GTGACCACGATCCACGACCCCGAAGTGCGCGGCTTCGCGTCAGACAACTACTCCGGCATCCACCCCGAGATCCTCGCCGCGATCGCGTCGGCCAACGAGGGGCACCAGGTCGCCTACGGCGAGGACGTGTACACCGCCCGCCTGCAGGAGGTCATGGCACAGCACTTCGGCGAGGGCGTCGAGGCCTTCCCCGTCTTCAACGGCACCGGCGCGAACGTCACCGGCCTGCAGTCGATGCTGCCCCGGTGGGGCGCCGTCGTGGCGGCGTCGTCGGCGCACATCAACGTCGACGAGGGCGGGGCCCCCGAGCGGGTCGCGGGCATCAAGATCCTGAACGTCCCGAGCGAGGACGGCAAGCTGACGCCCGAGCTCATCGACCGGGAGGCCTGGGGCTGGGGCGACGAGCACCGTGCTCAGCCGCTCGTGGTGTCGATCACCCAGTCCACCGAGCTCGGCACGCTCTACACGGCGGAGGAGATCCGCGCGATCGCCGATCACATCCATCCGCTCGGGATGCGCCTGCACCTCGACGGCTCGCGCATCTCGAACGCCGCGGCGTCGCTCGACCTGCCCCTGCGCGCCTTCACCCGCGACGCGGGCGTCGACGTGCTGAGCCTCGGCGGCACGAAGAACGGGGCGATGGTCGGCGAGGCCGTCATCGTGCTCGACCCCGACGCCTCCACGGGCCTCACCTACCTCCGCAAGCTCAACATGCAGCTGTCGTCGAAGATGCGGTTCGTGTCGGCGCAGCTGGTCGCCCTGTTCGAGGGCGACCTGTGGCTGCGCAACGCGCGGCACTCCAACGCCATGGCGCAGCGCCTGCGCGCCGGCGTGGAGGCGGGCATGGCCGACGGGTCGATCCGCGGCGTCGCCTTCACCCAGCAGACCCAGGCCAACGGCGTCTTCGCGACCCTGCCTCCGGGTGTCGCCGACCGGCTGCGCGAGAGCTTCCGCTTCTACGACTGGGATGCCGCGAAGAACGAGGTGCGCTGGATGTGCAGCTTCGACACGACCGAGGAGGACATCGACGCCTTCGTCGCCGCCATCGCCCGCGAGACGTCAGCCTCCTGA
- a CDS encoding SDR family NAD(P)-dependent oxidoreductase: MTTSLEGRTILLAGGTSTVGAVVARAALDRSAEVVVVGRDPAKLQELSAGLSGVRTLVCDLTDEPSVEALANDIHTEIGRIDGVLNLVGGWRGGGGLAGQTDVDYRFLERSLTSLRHVSRAFDDDLRSSDAGRLAIISSTAVARPLAGGANYAAVKAASEAWSRAVAQGFAKAARDASGPQVAASVVFRVKALDGLEQTLADAFLGLWDAEAADINDTVVTLGS; this comes from the coding sequence ATGACGACGTCGTTGGAGGGCCGCACCATCCTGCTCGCGGGCGGGACGAGCACCGTGGGAGCGGTCGTCGCGCGTGCGGCGCTCGATCGCAGCGCGGAGGTGGTCGTCGTCGGTCGCGATCCGGCCAAGCTCCAGGAGCTTTCCGCCGGGCTGTCCGGCGTGCGGACACTCGTGTGCGACCTGACGGACGAGCCGTCGGTGGAGGCTCTCGCGAACGACATCCACACCGAGATCGGACGCATCGACGGGGTGCTGAACCTCGTCGGCGGCTGGCGCGGCGGTGGGGGCCTGGCCGGGCAGACCGACGTCGACTACCGGTTCCTCGAGCGCTCGCTCACCTCTCTCCGGCACGTGAGCCGCGCGTTCGACGACGACCTCCGCTCCTCGGACGCGGGGCGGCTCGCGATCATCTCCTCAACGGCGGTGGCCCGTCCGCTGGCGGGCGGGGCGAACTACGCCGCGGTCAAGGCCGCGAGCGAGGCGTGGTCGCGCGCCGTCGCACAGGGCTTCGCCAAGGCGGCTCGGGATGCCTCGGGGCCCCAGGTCGCGGCATCCGTCGTGTTCCGGGTCAAGGCGCTGGACGGCCTGGAGCAGACCCTCGCCGACGCCTTCCTCGGCCTCTGGGACGCCGAGGCAGCTGACATCAACGACACGGTCGTGACCCTGGGCTCCTGA